One Prosthecochloris marina DNA window includes the following coding sequences:
- a CDS encoding tetratricopeptide repeat protein has protein sequence MRALVASMSFLLFLFVSSPVFAQSADTLIEQGRELYDQEEYSQALENFNRAIKTDPRNAKANYHRAKALYKLEKYPEALEGFNRAVSLKNDYHKAYYRRGKTYYKLGSYTEAVADYTRAIEIKEDYAKAFYRRGIARLAIEDTSGALKDIQAAAQLGKTKAVELLEEMEGQN, from the coding sequence ATGCGTGCTTTAGTTGCTTCCATGTCTTTCCTGCTTTTCCTTTTTGTTTCAAGTCCGGTTTTTGCTCAGTCCGCCGATACACTGATTGAGCAAGGCAGAGAGCTGTATGATCAGGAAGAGTATAGTCAGGCTCTCGAGAACTTCAATCGTGCCATCAAAACCGACCCTCGAAATGCAAAGGCGAACTACCATCGTGCTAAGGCATTGTACAAACTCGAAAAATATCCGGAAGCACTCGAAGGTTTCAACAGAGCGGTTTCCCTTAAGAACGATTATCACAAGGCATATTACCGGAGAGGGAAGACCTACTACAAACTTGGGAGTTACACTGAGGCTGTGGCGGATTATACCAGGGCGATCGAGATCAAAGAGGATTATGCCAAAGCGTTCTACCGCAGAGGGATTGCAAGACTTGCGATCGAAGATACCTCTGGTGCATTGAAAGATATACAGGCTGCGGCACAGCTCGGGAAGACAAAGGCCGTTGAGTTGCTTGAAGAAATGGAAGGGCAGAACTGA
- a CDS encoding MBL fold metallo-hydrolase RNA specificity domain-containing protein — translation MEIEFYGATGRITGSCHIVRINGRQVLLDCGLVQGRPEEEALNREDFPFDPRAIDAVVLSHGHIDHSGRLPLLVKRGFRGPVYTHPATRDLALVLLQDSARLNERDTNYENRIRQKKKQPLIDPLYSTEDVVGTINLMQGLRYGVKKEILPGVVLRFQDAGHILGSAMVELWLSENGRVKKVVFSGDVGQYDTPILYDPSEIADADAVIVESTYGDRLHKEKEQTLQELAGIIGSASHEKGNILVPAFSIGRSQELLYLFGKYAKEWGLERWQIFLDSPMAIEASRIYWDYPELYDEEATKLRRRIHEMPKPSNLRFTRHSSESKEINAIEHGAIIIAGSGMCNGGRIIYHLKHNISRPECHVLITGYQAAGTLGRKLVERAETVRILGETFRVEAALHTVGGLSAHADQRDLLRWLKGFVTAPHMYVVHGEQQVKQHFSAFLQRELGLQASVPEPGEIVRL, via the coding sequence ATGGAAATAGAGTTTTACGGGGCTACCGGCAGAATTACGGGCTCCTGTCATATCGTGAGGATAAACGGCCGCCAAGTTCTTCTCGATTGTGGTCTTGTTCAGGGAAGGCCAGAAGAAGAAGCCTTGAACAGAGAGGATTTTCCTTTTGATCCCCGGGCGATAGATGCCGTGGTGCTGAGCCATGGGCACATCGATCACTCCGGACGATTGCCGTTACTTGTGAAAAGGGGGTTCAGGGGACCGGTTTACACCCATCCTGCCACCAGAGACCTTGCGCTTGTTCTTTTGCAGGACTCGGCCAGGCTCAACGAACGGGATACGAATTATGAAAACCGCATCAGGCAGAAGAAAAAACAGCCGCTTATCGACCCTCTTTACAGTACAGAAGATGTTGTCGGGACGATAAATTTGATGCAGGGACTGAGATACGGAGTGAAAAAAGAGATCTTGCCCGGGGTGGTGCTGCGGTTTCAGGATGCCGGTCACATTCTTGGTTCAGCAATGGTCGAACTCTGGCTTTCCGAAAACGGCAGAGTGAAAAAAGTGGTTTTCAGCGGCGATGTTGGCCAGTACGATACACCCATTCTGTATGATCCGTCTGAAATAGCCGATGCTGATGCGGTTATTGTCGAAAGTACGTATGGAGACAGGCTGCATAAAGAAAAAGAGCAAACCTTGCAGGAGCTTGCCGGGATTATCGGCAGTGCCTCCCATGAGAAGGGAAATATTCTGGTTCCGGCATTTTCAATCGGGAGGAGCCAGGAACTGTTGTATCTATTTGGAAAATACGCCAAAGAGTGGGGGTTGGAGCGATGGCAGATTTTTCTCGACAGTCCAATGGCAATTGAAGCCAGCCGAATATACTGGGATTATCCTGAGCTGTACGACGAAGAAGCCACCAAGCTTCGCCGTCGGATTCACGAAATGCCGAAACCCAGTAACCTCCGTTTTACCCGTCACTCGAGTGAATCCAAAGAGATCAATGCAATAGAGCATGGAGCGATTATCATTGCCGGGAGCGGTATGTGCAATGGTGGAAGAATCATTTACCACCTCAAACACAATATAAGCCGTCCTGAATGTCATGTTCTCATAACGGGTTATCAGGCTGCCGGTACACTTGGCAGGAAGCTTGTGGAGAGAGCCGAGACCGTTCGCATTCTTGGGGAAACGTTCAGGGTTGAAGCTGCTCTTCATACGGTTGGAGGACTTTCCGCCCATGCAGACCAGCGTGATCTGCTTCGCTGGCTGAAAGGATTCGTTACGGCTCCGCATATGTATGTGGTCCACGGAGAACAACAGGTTAAACAGCATTTCAGTGCATTCTTGCAGAGGGAACTCGGCTTGCAGGCAAGTGTGCCCGAGCCGGGAGAAATTGTTCGTTTATAG
- a CDS encoding damage-control phosphatase ARMT1 family protein — protein sequence MKTFLDCIPCFMNQALKAGRFATEDEKTLKELLAVTGEMVREISFDMTPPEIGDRIYKEVRRLTGVDDPFLNVKKENIQEALALYPEAERIVENSPDRLMAAIRMAIAGNIIDHGVNRNFDIHAMVEQCMQQDFAICDFSAFNEKLERTSFVLYIGDNAGESVFDRLLIQALAKPVIYVVREVPVINDVTMDDALFSGIGGEAEIISSGSTAPGTLLDRCNKRFLDLFHSADLIISKGQGNYEALSGKGENIFFMLRAKCPVIASHLGVEVDDIVLKNG from the coding sequence ATGAAAACATTTCTCGATTGTATCCCTTGTTTTATGAACCAGGCCTTGAAAGCCGGACGTTTTGCAACTGAAGATGAGAAAACCCTCAAGGAATTGCTTGCTGTTACAGGTGAAATGGTGCGCGAGATATCTTTTGATATGACTCCTCCTGAAATAGGTGACAGGATATACAAAGAGGTACGCCGACTGACCGGTGTAGACGATCCCTTTCTCAATGTAAAAAAGGAAAATATTCAGGAGGCATTGGCGCTTTATCCGGAGGCGGAAAGAATAGTGGAAAACTCTCCGGACAGGCTGATGGCGGCAATTCGGATGGCAATAGCCGGTAACATCATTGACCATGGCGTCAATCGGAATTTTGATATTCATGCTATGGTAGAGCAGTGTATGCAACAGGATTTTGCAATCTGTGACTTTTCAGCTTTTAACGAGAAGCTTGAGCGTACTTCATTTGTTTTGTACATAGGGGATAATGCCGGAGAATCGGTTTTCGACAGATTGCTGATACAAGCGCTCGCTAAACCGGTGATTTACGTGGTGCGTGAAGTTCCGGTGATCAACGATGTTACTATGGATGATGCTCTTTTTTCAGGTATAGGAGGCGAAGCCGAAATTATATCATCAGGTTCAACGGCACCCGGAACGTTGCTGGATCGCTGTAACAAAAGGTTCCTTGACTTGTTTCATTCTGCGGACCTGATCATCAGTAAAGGGCAAGGGAACTATGAGGCACTTTCCGGAAAAGGAGAAAATATTTTTTTCATGCTACGGGCGAAGTGTCCTGTGATCGCATCGCATCTCGGGGTGGAAGTGGATGATATTGTTTTGAAAAACGGTTGA
- a CDS encoding DUF2721 domain-containing protein — MSLQSVELLVPIIQTAIGPVILISGLGLLLLTMTNRLGRIIDRSRSLSCDLDAPEAALRQRASMEIDILWARARLIRLAIMLASFSCLFASLLVIVLFLSPIVSLDLPLLLSFLFISSMVCLICSLLFFLLDVNRTLAALKIELDSHKARQCSDSSVLP; from the coding sequence ATGTCGTTACAGTCTGTTGAACTCCTTGTTCCGATTATCCAAACAGCGATTGGACCGGTCATTCTCATATCCGGACTGGGGCTGCTGTTGTTGACCATGACCAACCGGCTTGGAAGAATAATCGATCGCTCCCGGTCTTTGTCCTGCGATCTCGATGCTCCTGAAGCTGCTCTCAGGCAAAGGGCTTCCATGGAAATCGACATCCTTTGGGCGAGGGCTCGACTTATCCGGTTGGCGATAATGCTTGCATCCTTCAGCTGCCTTTTCGCTTCGCTCCTTGTTATCGTACTGTTTCTTTCACCGATTGTTTCGCTCGATCTGCCTTTACTGCTTTCTTTTTTATTTATTTCCAGCATGGTCTGCCTGATTTGCTCCCTGCTGTTTTTTCTTCTCGATGTCAACAGAACCCTGGCCGCCTTGAAAATCGAATTGGACAGTCACAAGGCCCGCCAATGTTCCGATTCTTCTGTTTTACCATGA
- a CDS encoding arginine N-succinyltransferase → MDTQKDVTENSSKRFSSSQVFAIGLGIFFVTVAITLLALRFFFFPAPFAPVELSERERQQLAGKLDKIERASGLSLEDMFGAVKEEELTADGLLKPEPYSEEEGSREIYLSERELNALLANNTELAQKAAIDLSRDLISAKLLVPVDPDFPILGGKTIRVRAGLEFAYREGRPVVKLRGISLMGVPLPNAWLGGIKNVDLAEEYGFWRGFSGGIDTLAIREGKVFVRLKE, encoded by the coding sequence ATGGATACACAAAAAGATGTTACCGAGAACTCCTCAAAAAGATTCAGCAGTTCCCAGGTCTTTGCTATTGGTCTTGGAATTTTTTTTGTTACGGTTGCGATAACGCTGCTGGCTTTACGTTTTTTCTTTTTTCCCGCACCGTTTGCACCGGTCGAGCTCAGTGAACGTGAAAGGCAACAGCTTGCCGGAAAACTCGATAAAATAGAGCGGGCGAGTGGTCTGTCACTTGAGGACATGTTTGGCGCTGTAAAGGAAGAAGAACTGACAGCTGACGGATTGCTCAAACCTGAACCGTACAGCGAAGAGGAAGGCAGTCGTGAAATCTACCTCTCGGAGCGGGAACTGAATGCTCTTCTGGCAAACAATACCGAACTTGCCCAAAAAGCGGCTATCGATCTTTCCAGAGATCTTATCAGCGCGAAACTGTTGGTTCCGGTCGATCCTGATTTTCCAATTCTCGGTGGCAAGACAATCAGAGTTCGCGCAGGCCTTGAATTCGCTTATCGAGAGGGCAGGCCGGTTGTGAAGCTCAGAGGGATAAGCCTTATGGGAGTGCCTTTGCCGAATGCGTGGCTGGGAGGTATCAAGAATGTGGATCTTGCCGAGGAGTACGGTTTTTGGAGAGGTTTTTCAGGTGGTATCGATACGTTGGCCATTAGAGAGGGAAAAGTGTTCGTTCGATTGAAGGAGTGA
- a CDS encoding DEAD/DEAH box helicase has translation MTTKKHVPPTGFRDLGLSDQVLEALDDVGYETPTPIQLQTIPIILEGGDILGQAQTGTGKTAAFALPLLSTVDLSKAEPQVLVLTPTRELAIQVAEAFQRYAAFMDDFHVLPIYGGQDYSGQLRRLKRGVHVVVGTPGRVMDHIRRKTLVLDGLKTLVLDEADEMLRMGFVDDVEWILDKTPASRQVALFSATMPSEIRRISRKYLRDVSEIAIKAKSSTVETITQRFLPVSGQHKLDALTRILEIEHFDGIILFVRTKTATLELSEKLRARGYAAAALNGDMVQKHREKTIGQFKGGEYNMLVATDVAARGLDVERISHVINYDIPTDTESYVHRIGRTGRAGRSGEAILFVTPREMSMLRTIEKAIRKRIDRMELPSTESINDKRIVRFKQQISDTLSTADLGFFRDLVESYCYEHEVTAIDAASALASLYQGDTPLLISAKSQKSSRRKKDGSAPGDTGNKSFKREKDPLYDVIDYERYRLEVGEKHGVKPGNIAGAIINEIGVESGAVGRISIFEDYSTVELPEGMPKDVLRELGKAWVCGQQLRASRLTKDFGGRKKLSVKDKRKPKKKSKRVSRVKGKRG, from the coding sequence ATGACGACGAAAAAACATGTTCCACCAACCGGATTCAGAGACCTTGGGCTTTCGGATCAGGTACTCGAGGCTCTCGACGATGTGGGTTACGAAACACCTACCCCCATTCAGCTTCAAACCATTCCAATTATTCTCGAAGGGGGAGATATTCTCGGCCAGGCTCAGACCGGTACCGGTAAAACGGCTGCGTTTGCATTGCCATTGCTTTCAACGGTCGATCTTTCCAAAGCTGAACCTCAGGTGCTGGTGCTCACCCCGACACGAGAGCTTGCGATACAGGTAGCGGAAGCCTTTCAGCGATACGCAGCCTTCATGGATGATTTCCATGTACTCCCGATTTACGGAGGACAGGATTACAGTGGTCAGCTTCGGCGGCTGAAACGGGGAGTGCATGTCGTGGTCGGTACACCGGGAAGGGTTATGGACCACATCAGGAGGAAAACCCTTGTTCTTGACGGGCTGAAGACTCTTGTGCTCGACGAGGCCGATGAGATGCTTCGGATGGGCTTTGTAGACGATGTCGAATGGATTCTCGATAAAACACCAGCCTCACGGCAGGTGGCGCTTTTTTCGGCAACCATGCCTTCGGAAATTCGCCGTATTTCAAGAAAATATCTTCGTGATGTATCAGAAATCGCGATCAAGGCAAAGAGCTCCACGGTCGAAACGATAACACAACGATTTCTTCCTGTTTCAGGTCAGCACAAGCTCGATGCACTTACCCGTATTCTCGAGATCGAGCATTTCGACGGTATAATACTTTTTGTCCGTACAAAGACCGCTACACTCGAGTTGTCCGAGAAGCTGAGGGCCAGAGGGTATGCTGCTGCGGCTCTTAACGGTGATATGGTTCAGAAGCACCGCGAGAAAACCATCGGACAGTTCAAGGGAGGAGAGTATAACATGCTTGTTGCAACGGATGTCGCAGCAAGAGGCCTCGATGTCGAGAGAATAAGTCATGTGATCAATTACGATATACCGACCGATACGGAAAGTTATGTTCACCGAATAGGTCGAACCGGTCGTGCTGGGCGAAGCGGTGAGGCGATACTTTTCGTCACCCCTCGTGAAATGTCGATGCTGCGAACGATAGAAAAAGCCATCAGGAAGCGTATCGACAGGATGGAATTGCCATCGACCGAGAGCATCAATGACAAACGCATAGTACGTTTCAAACAGCAGATCAGCGATACGCTTTCGACGGCCGATCTCGGTTTTTTCCGTGATCTTGTAGAGTCATATTGTTATGAGCATGAAGTGACAGCCATCGATGCGGCTTCGGCTCTTGCAAGTCTCTACCAGGGTGACACCCCCTTGCTCATATCGGCAAAATCACAAAAGTCTTCGCGACGGAAAAAGGATGGGAGTGCTCCTGGAGATACTGGTAACAAATCTTTTAAGCGAGAAAAAGATCCGCTTTACGATGTTATCGATTATGAGCGTTACCGTTTGGAGGTGGGAGAGAAACACGGGGTGAAACCGGGGAACATCGCCGGTGCGATTATCAATGAAATTGGTGTCGAAAGTGGTGCAGTAGGACGGATCAGCATCTTTGAGGATTACAGCACGGTTGAACTGCCTGAAGGCATGCCGAAGGATGTCTTGAGAGAACTCGGCAAAGCGTGGGTATGCGGTCAGCAGCTCCGTGCGTCGAGGCTTACAAAAGATTTTGGCGGACGGAAAAAGCTTTCGGTAAAAGATAAGCGAAAACCGAAAAAGAAGTCCAAGCGTGTATCCCGAGTCAAAGGCAAAAGAGGTTGA
- the thpR gene encoding RNA 2',3'-cyclic phosphodiesterase: MKKRVFIAMPAEEVLRSKASSFREVHRNLPVRWVPPENLHVTLVPPWYCDDVEGIFGKLHDLLDTVKVFDVCFGTISVGPTLKKPRLIWASGGVHDGLGKLQEKLSCLVEPRFDKPEKAFLLHVTLARAKKNRKICLVPEVIDWKVTFHSVRLYESILRPSGAEYRVLCEVELGAE; the protein is encoded by the coding sequence ATGAAAAAACGGGTTTTCATCGCAATGCCTGCTGAAGAAGTGCTTCGATCGAAAGCCTCTTCTTTCAGGGAGGTTCATCGCAATCTCCCGGTTCGCTGGGTTCCTCCGGAAAATCTCCATGTTACCCTGGTTCCTCCCTGGTATTGTGATGATGTTGAGGGGATTTTCGGAAAACTGCACGACCTTCTCGATACCGTCAAGGTATTCGATGTGTGTTTCGGTACAATATCGGTCGGGCCGACGCTGAAGAAACCGCGTCTGATCTGGGCTTCGGGTGGCGTTCATGATGGTTTGGGAAAACTTCAGGAAAAACTCTCATGCCTTGTCGAACCGAGGTTCGACAAACCGGAGAAGGCTTTTCTGCTGCATGTCACCCTTGCCAGGGCAAAAAAGAACCGGAAGATATGTCTGGTTCCCGAGGTCATAGACTGGAAGGTTACGTTTCATTCTGTTCGTCTCTACGAGTCGATACTTCGACCTTCCGGTGCCGAGTACCGGGTCTTGTGCGAGGTTGAACTCGGGGCGGAATAA
- a CDS encoding 3-deoxy-D-manno-octulosonic acid transferase produces MAPQLFLYNTIVPFLAGSLKLFSGVLPKLRAFFRVRKNLFAELEAAANPTDSNPRVWIHAASAGEFEQARPIIAEVKRARPDTLIFISFQSDSGYTVYKNYPDAKAVFYHPVDTKKNAERTVALIKPDVLVVMRYDFWPNHLHVSKRHGATLILAAAVLQEHSNYFKPFIRQFYHYVFSLFDTIYAVSDEDRTRFEERFGKENVFTAGDPRFDQVLLRSHNMNRISHLKKHYSETTLLVAGSTWEKDENLLLPAYVSLAGHLSMIIAPHDVSQNNILRLESDLDSAGLSFARFSSFPDNFSADRILIIDSIGLLAELYALAKIAYVGGGFGINVHNTLEPAVYGIPVLFGPKHHNSPEAEALAETGGATEVHNATSLLDTLQKLVDNPLKRTEQGAIAGSYVQNRLGASKTVAQKILDTLNSLTK; encoded by the coding sequence ATGGCACCGCAGCTATTCCTCTACAACACAATAGTACCGTTTTTAGCAGGATCTCTGAAATTATTCAGCGGGGTTTTACCGAAATTGCGGGCTTTCTTCCGAGTGAGGAAAAACCTTTTTGCAGAACTTGAAGCAGCAGCAAATCCGACAGACTCGAATCCCAGAGTCTGGATACATGCGGCTTCTGCCGGAGAGTTCGAGCAGGCTCGACCGATCATAGCCGAAGTAAAAAGAGCTCGTCCGGATACGTTGATATTCATATCGTTTCAATCCGACTCGGGTTACACTGTCTATAAAAACTACCCTGATGCCAAAGCCGTGTTTTATCATCCGGTCGATACAAAGAAAAATGCAGAGCGAACCGTTGCACTGATCAAGCCTGATGTACTCGTGGTAATGCGCTACGATTTCTGGCCGAACCATCTTCACGTGTCAAAACGGCATGGAGCGACCCTTATTCTTGCCGCCGCTGTTCTTCAGGAACATTCCAACTACTTCAAACCCTTCATCCGTCAGTTTTATCACTATGTTTTCTCCCTCTTCGACACAATCTACGCGGTTTCGGATGAAGACCGTACACGGTTCGAGGAAAGGTTCGGGAAAGAGAATGTCTTCACGGCGGGTGATCCCAGGTTCGACCAGGTACTGCTACGAAGCCACAACATGAACAGAATCAGCCATCTGAAAAAGCATTACTCGGAAACAACGCTTCTGGTTGCCGGAAGTACCTGGGAAAAAGATGAAAACCTGCTTCTTCCCGCCTATGTGTCGCTGGCCGGACATCTCAGTATGATCATCGCTCCGCATGATGTGTCCCAAAACAATATCCTCCGCCTTGAAAGCGACCTTGACTCCGCCGGCCTTTCTTTTGCCCGATTTTCCTCATTTCCTGACAATTTTTCTGCAGATCGCATTCTCATCATCGACAGCATCGGCTTGCTCGCCGAACTCTATGCTCTTGCGAAAATCGCCTATGTCGGCGGAGGATTCGGTATCAATGTCCACAATACCCTTGAACCCGCCGTATACGGCATTCCAGTCCTTTTCGGCCCGAAACACCACAACTCTCCCGAGGCTGAAGCGTTGGCAGAAACAGGGGGAGCAACGGAAGTCCACAACGCCACGTCTCTCCTCGATACATTACAGAAACTCGTTGATAATCCTTTGAAAAGAACAGAACAAGGCGCCATCGCCGGAAGCTATGTACAAAACCGCCTTGGTGCCTCCAAAACAGTTGCCCAAAAGATCCTCGACACGCTCAACAGTCTTACAAAGTGA
- a CDS encoding DUF4293 domain-containing protein → MQSFYLLTAALFAFSSLFFPFWYFATETPLLLMDFRPLADAGVIHVFSLYVSSVVSPLTGLLSIAAIFFYKNRSLQSTLIVVLILLFLIDLLSGLTAAHFMNQQLGRSFGSGIEHSPGAGFFVLLPEPLFFWLAMKGVKKDEKIVNAYKRL, encoded by the coding sequence ATGCAAAGCTTTTATCTTCTTACTGCTGCTCTTTTCGCCTTTTCAAGTTTGTTTTTCCCCTTCTGGTACTTTGCCACGGAAACACCTCTCCTTTTAATGGATTTCAGACCTCTTGCCGATGCGGGAGTTATTCACGTTTTCAGTCTTTATGTTTCAAGTGTCGTTTCTCCCCTCACCGGCCTGCTTTCGATTGCCGCTATTTTCTTTTACAAAAACAGGAGCCTTCAAAGCACACTGATTGTTGTACTGATTCTGCTTTTCCTTATTGATCTTCTTTCCGGCCTTACCGCAGCGCATTTCATGAACCAGCAGCTCGGACGGAGTTTCGGTTCAGGTATCGAACACTCTCCCGGAGCCGGATTTTTTGTCCTTCTTCCTGAGCCATTGTTTTTCTGGCTTGCAATGAAGGGAGTGAAAAAAGATGAGAAAATCGTCAACGCTTATAAACGCTTGTAA
- the pdxA gene encoding 4-hydroxythreonine-4-phosphate dehydrogenase PdxA — translation MFTAWTIGDIHGIGPEIILKSFQEIDHSSCRPLVLGSAEALRYYNRQLGLAVKIAEFKSYRDLVDAPEIPDDVLPLISVAEPVNPIKPGVVSSEAGHIAMKSIETAASLCLEGKSRAMVTAPVHKEAIANAGYANTGHTDFLAEFCNTPNPIMLFHDRTSLLTVALATVHVPLLTVPGLVRSMDLESFLLRLSRSLHTDFNIVSPRIAVLGLNPHASDGGVMGTEEETVLSPCINKLAEKECIEGPFPADGFFGAGMYCKYDAVVAMYHDQGLLPFKVLSFETGINVTTGLPIVRTSPDHGTGFDIAGLGKASSRSFTEAAVLAEQIADNREHKA, via the coding sequence ATGTTTACCGCATGGACAATCGGTGACATTCACGGGATAGGTCCTGAAATCATTCTGAAAAGTTTTCAGGAGATCGACCACAGCTCATGCAGGCCACTCGTTTTAGGTTCCGCGGAAGCACTGCGGTATTATAACCGGCAACTTGGTCTTGCAGTGAAAATAGCCGAGTTCAAATCATACCGGGACCTGGTGGATGCACCCGAAATTCCTGACGATGTGCTCCCGCTGATCAGCGTAGCCGAACCCGTAAATCCCATAAAGCCGGGAGTAGTTTCATCCGAAGCCGGGCACATTGCGATGAAATCCATAGAGACTGCCGCCAGCTTATGTCTCGAAGGGAAAAGCCGAGCCATGGTAACCGCCCCGGTCCACAAGGAAGCGATAGCTAACGCAGGGTATGCCAATACCGGGCATACCGACTTTCTTGCCGAGTTCTGTAATACCCCGAACCCGATAATGCTCTTCCATGACCGGACGTCCTTGCTTACCGTTGCACTTGCAACCGTTCATGTACCGCTCTTGACCGTGCCCGGACTCGTGCGCTCGATGGATCTCGAAAGCTTTCTACTCAGGCTGTCGCGTTCTCTGCACACGGATTTCAATATTGTTTCTCCCCGGATAGCTGTTCTCGGTCTCAACCCACATGCCTCGGACGGAGGAGTCATGGGAACTGAAGAAGAAACGGTTCTTTCCCCCTGCATCAACAAACTCGCCGAAAAAGAATGCATCGAGGGACCGTTTCCTGCCGACGGTTTTTTCGGAGCAGGCATGTACTGCAAGTACGATGCTGTCGTTGCGATGTATCATGACCAGGGGCTGCTGCCTTTCAAGGTTCTCTCATTTGAAACCGGTATCAATGTCACTACCGGACTTCCCATCGTACGAACCTCTCCTGATCATGGAACGGGTTTTGACATTGCCGGACTTGGCAAAGCATCGTCGAGAAGCTTTACCGAAGCTGCTGTATTGGCTGAACAAATTGCGGACAACAGAGAACATAAAGCATAA
- a CDS encoding cell division ATP-binding protein FtsE, protein MISFIDVDLELGKKLILKDVNLAIEPGQLVYIVGKSGSGKTTLLKALYMEIKPTRGEVTIGGYKSSSMKKRHIPHLRRKLGIVFQDFRLLEDRTVFENLSFVLKVTNTKNRLIEERVMIALKEVGLEHAAKEMPLNLSGGEQQRVAIARALVREPIAILADEPTGNLDPDTSLEILEYLKKINQKGIAVIIATHDYELARHHPSKTWRINDQSLQEATFTNAPKGYRPISS, encoded by the coding sequence ATGATCTCATTCATCGACGTAGATCTGGAACTTGGAAAAAAGCTGATCCTCAAGGATGTCAATCTTGCCATTGAACCCGGCCAGCTCGTCTATATCGTAGGGAAAAGTGGCAGCGGCAAAACAACACTGCTCAAGGCACTGTACATGGAAATAAAACCGACGAGAGGAGAGGTCACCATCGGCGGTTACAAATCCTCCTCCATGAAAAAACGCCATATCCCGCACCTTCGACGGAAACTGGGTATCGTATTTCAGGATTTTCGGCTTCTCGAAGACAGAACGGTTTTTGAAAATCTCTCGTTTGTGCTCAAGGTCACCAATACAAAAAACCGGCTCATCGAAGAGAGGGTAATGATCGCGCTGAAAGAAGTCGGTCTCGAACACGCGGCAAAAGAGATGCCGCTGAACCTTTCGGGCGGAGAACAGCAACGAGTAGCCATCGCCCGTGCACTCGTCCGTGAACCCATTGCAATTCTCGCCGACGAACCCACAGGAAATCTGGATCCCGATACCTCGCTTGAAATTCTTGAATATCTCAAAAAGATCAATCAGAAAGGAATCGCGGTCATCATCGCCACACACGACTACGAACTTGCACGACACCATCCATCGAAAACCTGGAGAATTAACGACCAGTCTCTCCAGGAAGCCACGTTTACCAATGCACCGAAAGGTTACAGGCCGATATCGTCTTAA
- a CDS encoding GNAT family N-acetyltransferase, with amino-acid sequence MQKRVVETERLYLREFTPEDVPQLFELHSDLQVMKFLPASERENVSLERSAVIVEECIRYYSQKPGLGVWPTILKDGDKFIGWTLLKNLEDTEEIEIGYRYFPQFWGMGFCTEISLAVIAYGFDDVGLKRIVGISHPQNKGSLRVFEKIGLKYEKNAHYYGMDVLYYALNREGFR; translated from the coding sequence GTGCAGAAAAGGGTCGTAGAAACAGAGCGACTTTACCTCCGTGAGTTCACTCCGGAGGATGTACCCCAACTCTTCGAGTTACATAGTGATCTGCAAGTCATGAAGTTTCTACCTGCGTCTGAGCGCGAGAATGTTTCCCTCGAAAGATCAGCGGTCATCGTGGAAGAATGTATTCGGTATTACTCGCAGAAGCCCGGATTGGGAGTCTGGCCAACGATTCTGAAAGACGGCGACAAGTTTATCGGCTGGACACTCCTCAAGAACCTGGAGGACACCGAGGAGATTGAGATCGGCTATCGATACTTTCCTCAATTCTGGGGGATGGGTTTTTGCACGGAGATTTCCTTGGCCGTAATTGCGTATGGATTCGATGATGTAGGTTTAAAACGTATCGTCGGCATATCTCACCCGCAGAACAAGGGATCCTTACGTGTTTTCGAAAAGATAGGTCTGAAGTACGAGAAAAATGCGCACTACTACGGAATGGATGTCCTTTACTATGCACTAAACAGAGAAGGCTTCAGATAA